Proteins encoded in a region of the Cyanobacteriota bacterium genome:
- a CDS encoding 50S ribosome-binding GTPase, whose product SLPGLPGETRHLRLELKLLAEVGIIGLPNAGKSTLISVLSSARPKIADYPFTTLVPNLGVVRKPTGDGTVFADIPGLIEGAHLGVGLGHDFLRHVERTRLLLHLVDASQEDVIANYRTIQRELAAYGRGLSDRPQVLALTKIDIVNPEDDRLATLVQELQALSQSPVFLISAATGSGLQQLMQHIWLLLEESTPELSTSETMSPTGALATDSTGF is encoded by the coding sequence TTCATTACCTGGTTTACCTGGAGAAACTCGCCATTTGCGTCTAGAACTGAAACTGTTAGCAGAAGTGGGCATCATTGGCTTACCCAATGCTGGCAAGTCCACATTGATTTCAGTGCTGTCGTCTGCCCGTCCTAAGATTGCCGACTATCCCTTTACCACGCTGGTTCCTAATCTGGGTGTAGTGCGCAAACCTACGGGAGATGGTACGGTGTTTGCGGACATTCCGGGGCTGATTGAAGGGGCGCACCTGGGTGTAGGTCTGGGGCATGACTTCCTGCGCCATGTGGAACGCACTCGCCTGTTGCTGCACTTGGTTGACGCTAGTCAAGAGGATGTGATCGCCAACTACCGAACTATTCAACGGGAGCTAGCCGCCTATGGACGCGGACTCAGCGATCGCCCCCAAGTGCTGGCTCTAACCAAAATCGACATCGTGAACCCAGAGGACGATCGGCTGGCTACCCTAGTGCAGGAGTTGCAAGCTCTGAGCCAATCCCCTGTATTTCTGATCTCTGCGGCCACGGGTAGCGGCCTACAGCAGTTGATGCAGCACATTTGGCTATTGTTAGAAGAGAGCACCCCAGAGTTGAGCACGTCAGAAACTATGAGTCCGACAGGCGCTTTAGCCACCGACTCGACAGGGTTTTGA
- a CDS encoding zinc ABC transporter substrate-binding protein, with amino-acid sequence MMSVQQLNQRLEAYLGSLALAIAVALTGCNQPEPASTPSTVPASPAATVSTPTESKPRVVATHNVLCDLTRTIAAETIDLTCLVQPGMDPHVYQPTPSDRQAIDSAQLVLYGGYDLEPSIEALIKASKGSALKVAVSEQAVPKPLLGKAHDHGAHDHADKGHHDHHHHAEAETVPDPHVWHNAQNGIAMVKVIRDQLQKLAPRHADQYRQTSEQLIAQLTRLDQWIAEQIATIPADRRKLVTTHDALSYYGQAYGIQILGTLQGLSTAEQPTPTRLKQLVTEIKAAQVPTIFAERSTNDKVLGTLAREAKVTLSQQPINADGLGQAESATGTYIGMLATNTCTIVNGLGGACRPFTP; translated from the coding sequence ATGATGTCTGTACAGCAACTAAACCAACGACTAGAGGCTTATTTAGGGAGTCTGGCTCTTGCGATCGCCGTGGCTTTGACTGGGTGTAATCAGCCTGAACCAGCGTCTACGCCTTCCACAGTTCCAGCTAGCCCTGCGGCTACTGTTTCCACCCCAACAGAGTCAAAGCCACGAGTTGTAGCGACCCACAATGTGTTGTGTGATTTGACGCGGACGATCGCGGCTGAGACTATCGACCTCACATGCTTGGTGCAACCTGGCATGGATCCCCACGTTTATCAGCCAACTCCCAGCGATCGCCAAGCCATTGACTCTGCCCAGCTTGTTCTCTACGGCGGCTATGACCTAGAACCCAGCATTGAAGCCCTGATCAAAGCCAGTAAGGGCAGCGCCCTGAAGGTAGCGGTTAGTGAGCAGGCTGTACCCAAGCCATTGTTAGGCAAAGCCCACGATCACGGTGCCCATGACCATGCTGATAAAGGCCACCACGACCATCACCACCATGCTGAGGCAGAAACCGTGCCAGATCCCCATGTGTGGCATAATGCCCAGAACGGAATTGCTATGGTGAAGGTGATTCGCGACCAACTTCAGAAATTAGCGCCTCGTCATGCTGATCAGTATCGTCAGACCTCAGAGCAACTGATTGCCCAACTGACTCGCTTGGATCAATGGATTGCTGAGCAGATTGCCACGATTCCTGCCGATCGGCGCAAACTGGTTACCACCCATGATGCCCTCAGTTATTATGGTCAAGCCTATGGGATTCAGATTTTAGGCACCCTCCAAGGGTTAAGTACCGCAGAGCAACCTACCCCTACTCGGCTCAAGCAGCTAGTGACAGAAATTAAGGCAGCACAGGTACCCACCATTTTTGCGGAGCGCTCTACGAACGATAAGGTGCTGGGCACATTGGCACGGGAAGCCAAGGTCACCCTCAGTCAGCAACCCATCAATGCAGATGGTCTGGGTCAGGCAGAGAGTGCAACGGGCACCTATATTGGCATGTTGGCTACCAATACTTGCACAATCGTCAACGGTTTAGGGGGCGCTTGTCGTCCATTTACTCCCTAG
- a CDS encoding 2TM domain-containing protein, with protein MALETMADSYTSEDAQQILQRAIARQAETGELSRQQLLEIAEELGISPETLTAAEQEWRQHRQETADRALFNQERRRRFRHDLAKFAIINTLLVGMNLATTHQVGWSLYVVFGWGIAIALSAWRTFQVEGDDYERAFQRWQLKRQVGQSLKTLSSRWLKRLSDS; from the coding sequence GTGGCATTGGAAACTATGGCTGACAGTTACACCTCGGAGGATGCACAACAGATTTTGCAGCGAGCGATCGCACGGCAGGCAGAAACGGGCGAACTGTCTCGCCAGCAACTGCTGGAAATTGCTGAAGAGTTGGGGATTAGCCCAGAGACCCTCACCGCCGCAGAACAGGAATGGAGGCAGCATCGCCAAGAGACAGCGGATAGAGCGCTGTTCAACCAAGAGCGTCGCCGTCGATTTCGTCATGATCTCGCTAAATTCGCCATTATCAACACACTGCTTGTAGGGATGAACCTGGCAACTACTCACCAAGTGGGGTGGTCGTTGTACGTGGTATTTGGTTGGGGAATTGCCATTGCCCTGAGTGCGTGGCGAACCTTTCAAGTTGAGGGAGATGACTACGAACGAGCCTTCCAGCGCTGGCAGCTCAAGCGCCAAGTGGGTCAGTCGCTCAAAACCCTGTCGAGTCGGTGGCTAAAGCGCCTGTCGGACTCATAG
- a CDS encoding energy transducer TonB: protein MSYLSLLKSLPNNLRQPAGIAFIASVGVHGLVGVTLPLLSPAEIETPDRQQRVQVIELSPDQQKRLPSAVLPQPQTATVPVPGGQYSPNWLGRRLPSNRTPGYSLTPLPSLGYPFRLPGGYNPYRQSPNVIAINPLAQGAPMRQPPLGQQPTQRPANSPLFDDSILSRNTSWSTAWNNITPDSTNLQIAGKPTPSSSPSPQDSPASPSASPLSSASPRPSPTSESLSPITVPSPSSEVDPNLLSFNAAGTSREEAAGELGKWLTELQANGVGADSPNSWQPLPIKVKAPSAAKSIVEKAERPIKVVLGVVVDGEGKLVSDPTLIQKSGYPLLDTAALEEAKNYSYSATGASVPYLITLEFTP, encoded by the coding sequence ATGTCTTATCTGTCTCTGTTGAAGTCGTTGCCCAATAACCTGCGTCAGCCTGCTGGTATAGCATTTATTGCGTCAGTTGGTGTGCATGGGCTAGTGGGTGTTACTCTGCCATTGCTGAGTCCAGCAGAGATTGAGACCCCCGATCGTCAACAGCGCGTACAGGTGATTGAACTATCACCCGACCAACAAAAACGCTTGCCCTCTGCTGTATTGCCCCAACCGCAAACCGCTACAGTTCCTGTTCCTGGTGGTCAATATTCCCCCAACTGGCTAGGACGAAGGCTTCCCAGCAACAGAACCCCAGGCTATTCACTAACGCCCCTGCCTAGTCTGGGTTATCCGTTCCGGCTACCCGGTGGCTACAATCCCTACAGACAGTCTCCTAACGTGATTGCGATCAATCCGTTAGCTCAGGGTGCTCCCATGCGGCAACCTCCCCTAGGACAGCAGCCTACCCAACGTCCGGCAAATTCGCCTCTGTTCGACGACAGTATTCTGTCTAGAAATACCTCATGGTCAACTGCTTGGAACAACATCACCCCAGACTCGACTAATTTGCAGATTGCCGGTAAACCTACCCCCAGCAGCAGCCCATCACCTCAGGATAGCCCTGCCTCGCCTAGTGCATCACCATTATCAAGCGCATCTCCTAGACCATCGCCAACTAGTGAGTCGCTATCACCAATCACAGTGCCATCCCCCTCATCTGAGGTTGACCCAAACCTGTTATCATTCAATGCTGCGGGCACTAGCCGTGAAGAAGCTGCTGGTGAACTAGGAAAGTGGTTGACAGAATTGCAGGCTAATGGCGTTGGTGCTGATAGCCCCAACTCTTGGCAGCCCCTGCCCATTAAGGTTAAAGCACCGTCTGCTGCAAAATCGATTGTAGAGAAGGCCGAGCGACCCATCAAGGTAGTACTAGGGGTTGTTGTTGATGGGGAAGGTAAATTAGTCAGTGACCCAACATTAATTCAAAAATCTGGCTATCCGTTGCTAGATACTGCGGCACTAGAAGAGGCTAAGAACTACAGCTACAGTGCTACAGGAGCAAGCGTCCCCTACCTGATCACCCTGGAATTTACGCCCTAA
- a CDS encoding metal ABC transporter ATP-binding protein, with translation MLEVFNLVVSCRGNCLLRGINFTIAPGQAVGVLGPNGAGKTTLLKAMLGLITPTHGQVLLDQRPLHRQRHRVAYMPQRSQIDWDYPVTVWTVALMARIAATGWFREPDQPSRELVKTALQRVEMWEFRHRQLAELSGGQQQRVFLARALAQQADVLLFDEPFTGVDKKTEAILFEVFQELKAAGKMLLVISHDLGETLLQYDRLLLLNKYLIASGTRHEVLTVSNIQQAYGSSVIVVGGAQL, from the coding sequence ATGCTAGAGGTTTTCAACTTGGTGGTAAGTTGTCGGGGTAACTGTCTGTTGAGGGGCATCAATTTCACGATCGCCCCTGGGCAGGCTGTAGGAGTTCTGGGGCCGAACGGGGCAGGCAAAACTACCCTGTTGAAGGCTATGTTGGGACTGATCACCCCCACCCACGGTCAAGTGCTGTTAGATCAACGTCCGTTGCACCGCCAACGTCATCGCGTTGCCTACATGCCCCAGCGATCGCAAATTGACTGGGACTACCCCGTAACCGTATGGACCGTAGCCCTCATGGCACGTATCGCAGCCACAGGATGGTTTCGAGAGCCTGACCAGCCATCTCGCGAGTTGGTGAAAACTGCTCTGCAACGGGTGGAAATGTGGGAGTTTCGTCATCGACAACTGGCAGAGCTGTCAGGCGGTCAGCAACAGCGAGTGTTCCTAGCGCGGGCATTGGCTCAGCAGGCTGATGTGTTACTGTTTGACGAACCCTTCACCGGTGTGGACAAGAAAACCGAAGCAATCTTGTTTGAGGTGTTTCAGGAACTAAAGGCAGCAGGCAAAATGTTACTAGTCATTAGCCATGATTTGGGTGAAACCCTCCTCCAGTACGATCGCCTGCTGCTGCTTAACAAGTATTTGATTGCTAGTGGCACTCGCCATGAGGTGTTAACTGTTAGCAATATCCAGCAAGCCTATGGCAGCTCAGTTATCGTTGTGGGTGGTGCTCAACTATAG